A segment of the Acetonema longum DSM 6540 genome:
AACCGTCCCGGCGATTCCCCCCGGCGATCCCCCCATGAAAAAGCCCCCAGTCGTAGTCATTATCCTACGTCTGGGGGCTTTCTTGCAAAGTCCGTTTTTATTGGTTCTGGGCACATTGCGGCAAGGGGATTTCCTATTGTTTCGAATTTGTGACTTGTTAGGCTTTATCCGGATTAAACGGTTCTGCCGGTGGGGCCTTTGATCTCCTTTCTGTCTACTCTGAACCAGGCTGCATACATCGTCGGCAGTACCAGCAGCGTCAGGACGGTGGCGCCGAACAGTCCGCCGGCAATGGCCACAGCCATGGGGCCCCAGAAGTTGCTGGGCAGGAGAGGTACCATGCCTAAAATGGCGGCGGCGGCGGTCAACATGATGGGACGGAATCGCAGCACGGCGGAGTCGATGATCGCATCCCAGGGCGTTTCACCGGCCTGGATGTGCTGTTCAATCTGGTCGATCAGAATAACCGAGTTGCGGATGATCATGCCGCTCAGGGCCAAAATGCCCAATTCAGCCACAAAGCCCATGGGACGCCCCGTCAGCAGCATGAAGCCGCTGACTCCGATGATCCCCAGCGGCGCGGTTAAAGCTGTCAAAATCATCAGGGACATTTTCTGCAGCTGCAGCATTAACAGGGTAATAATCACGATGATCATCATTGGAACCGGCTGCATCAGGTAGGTCATGGACTTTTTACTGCTCTCCAGGGAGCCGCCGATATCGATGCTATAGCCCAAAGGCAGTTTATCCCGCAATTCCTTCAGGCTCTGGTAAACTTGTTGAGTGGCGTCATTGCCGGTGATCCCGTCGGCTACGTCAGCCTGGACAGTGATTGTCGGCTTCAGATCCCGCCGCCAGATCAATCCCTCTTCCGCCCCGTAACTGATTCGGGCAATCTGCTCCAGAGGGACGACCTGGCCGCTGGGAAGAGGAATGGGCAGGTCCTTGATCTGAGCCAGGTCTTTGCGGTTTTGTCCTTCCAGGCGAAAGACCATGCTTACGGTTTTGTCTTTCTGATAGAATTCGGCTACCGAAGCGCCAGATACTTGGGTCTGCAGGGTCAAGGCCAGGTTTTGGCTGCTGATGCCTAAGAGACGGGCCTTGTCCTGATCAACATCCAGCTGTATGACTTTATTCTTTTCCTGCCAGTCAAAATGGATATTTGACAGGTGCGGATTGCCGGTCATGATGTTGCCTGCCTGCTGGGCGATCTGGCGCACCTTATCCGGCTCATAGCCACTGACTCGCAGCATGACCGGATAAGGGGAAGGAGGCCCGGTCTGAATCAGGCTGATATGGCCTCTCACATTTTCAAACCGGCTGGCAAAAAGATCCGTGATTTTTTGATTTAGTGCATCCCGATCGGTCAGGTCTTTGGCCACAATGACAAACTGGGCATAGTTCGCAGCCGGCAGTTTAGGTTCGGTGGTCAGTACGAACCGGGGCGCTCCCTGGCCCACATAATAGCTGTAATTATCGATGCTTGCATCGCCTTCCAGTTCCTGAGACAGTTTTTGCGCCGCTTCAGAAGTAGCTTTAAGGGATGCGCCTTCCGGCAGTGTCATTTCCACAATTAATTCAGGGCGAACAGACGGTGGAAAGAATTCCTGCCGGATGAACTGCAGCAAAAAGATAGAACCGGCAAAACAAACCAACGTCAGGATCAACACCAGCTTCCGGTGGTCCAGGCACCAAGTGAGCACCCGGCGAAACAGCCGGTAAAACTTGGTGTCATACACGTCATGTTCGTGATTCTGCCCAGGGGATGCTGACGGTTTCAGCTGGATTAAATGATACCCCAGCAGGGGGACCACCAGTACTGAGACAAACCAGGACAACAG
Coding sequences within it:
- a CDS encoding efflux RND transporter permease subunit; this encodes MKNINLTEWSLRHQQLVYYFILVIFVMGIFSYQQLGRMEDPDFVIRQMIVSVAWPGAAAREMEEQVTDKIEKKLQNTPGLDYLRSYSKPGQAVIYVTLQESFPEKDIRPTWLEVRNMVNDIKDTLPQGVYGPYFNDRFDDVYGCIYALTADGFSYEEMREQAERIRRILLGVSAVKKVELIGVQPEKIYIEMESEKLAQMKLDTNLIISAIQAQNAKTPAGMVETISDNVYLRVSGSFEDLENIRDLPIRANDRTFRLGDIAKVRRSYADPMEPKMFFNGQPAIGIAVSMEKGGNILSLGEALDKTVGQVKQELPLGLEISQVSNQPLVVKDSINQFVRSLAEAIIIVLVVSFLSLGLRSGAVVALSIPLVIAGIFAAMKTLGIDLHKVSLGALIIALGLLVDDAIIAIEMMTVKLEQGWDRFEAACYAYNATAFPMLTGTLITCAGFIPIGFSQGAAAEFTRSLFTVMTVALLLSWFVSVLVVPLLGYHLIQLKPSASPGQNHEHDVYDTKFYRLFRRVLTWCLDHRKLVLILTLVCFAGSIFLLQFIRQEFFPPSVRPELIVEMTLPEGASLKATSEAAQKLSQELEGDASIDNYSYYVGQGAPRFVLTTEPKLPAANYAQFVIVAKDLTDRDALNQKITDLFASRFENVRGHISLIQTGPPSPYPVMLRVSGYEPDKVRQIAQQAGNIMTGNPHLSNIHFDWQEKNKVIQLDVDQDKARLLGISSQNLALTLQTQVSGASVAEFYQKDKTVSMVFRLEGQNRKDLAQIKDLPIPLPSGQVVPLEQIARISYGAEEGLIWRRDLKPTITVQADVADGITGNDATQQVYQSLKELRDKLPLGYSIDIGGSLESSKKSMTYLMQPVPMMIIVIITLLMLQLQKMSLMILTALTAPLGIIGVSGFMLLTGRPMGFVAELGILALSGMIIRNSVILIDQIEQHIQAGETPWDAIIDSAVLRFRPIMLTAAAAILGMVPLLPSNFWGPMAVAIAGGLFGATVLTLLVLPTMYAAWFRVDRKEIKGPTGRTV